One genomic segment of Rhinolophus sinicus isolate RSC01 linkage group LG11, ASM3656204v1, whole genome shotgun sequence includes these proteins:
- the CFAP20 gene encoding cilia- and flagella-associated protein 20: MFKNTFQSGFLSILYSIGSKPLQIWDKKVRNGHIKRITDNDIQSLVLEIEGTNVSTTYITCPADPKKTLGIKLPFLVMIIKNLKKYFTFEVQVLDDKNVRRRFRASNYQSTTRVKPFICTMPMRLDDGWNQIQFNLSDFTRRAYGTNYIETLRVQIHANCRIRRVYFSDRLYSEDELPAEFKLYLPVQNKAKQ; the protein is encoded by the exons ATGTTCAAAAACACATTCCAGAGCGGCTTCCTCTCTATCCTCTACAGCATCGGCAGCAAGCCCCTGCAGATATGGGACAAAAAG GTGCGGAATGGCCACATCAAAAGAATCACGGATAATGACATCCAGTCCCTGGTGCTAGAGATCGAAGGAACCAATGTCAG CACCACATACATCACATGTCCTGCAGACCCAAAGAAAACATTGGGAATTAAACTTCCCTTCCTTGTCATGATTATCAAAAACCTGAAGAAATATTTTACCTTTGAAGTACAG GTCCTAGACGACAAGAATGTGCGTCGGCGGTTTCGGGCGAGTAACTACCAGAGCACCACCCGGGTGAAACCCTTCATCTGTACCATGCCCATGCGGCTGGACGACGGCTGGAACCAGATTCAGTTCAACCTGTCAGACTTCACTCGGCGAGCATACGGCACAAATTACATTGAGACTCTAAGAGTGCAG ATCCACGCGAACTGTCGCATCCGGCGGGTTTACTTCTCAGACAGACTCTACTCAGAAGACGAGCTGCCAGCAGAGTTCAAACTCTATCTCCCAGTTCAGAACAAGGCAAAG CAATAA